The Aneurinibacillus sp. REN35 genome contains a region encoding:
- a CDS encoding DinB family protein produces the protein MKTILKEFEEIATYYIHALEGYTPEEFRRKPSAEEWSMSQLYNHLITAAFHMQIKGIEDCEQMQHPSQGEKTAAAAAIFAAGVFPPIKVKVPSKPGYTPDYSTDKEEITERLYQVIEEMRSIEERLSTIPEDSKVQHPAFGYLNAVEWFRLVPMHFTHHLRQKEAIDRFLRHTA, from the coding sequence ATGAAAACCATTTTAAAAGAGTTCGAAGAGATCGCTACGTATTATATTCATGCATTAGAGGGTTACACACCTGAAGAGTTCAGGCGCAAGCCCTCAGCAGAGGAATGGTCGATGAGCCAGCTGTACAATCATTTAATTACAGCTGCTTTTCATATGCAGATCAAAGGCATTGAGGACTGTGAACAGATGCAGCACCCATCCCAGGGAGAGAAAACAGCAGCAGCAGCTGCTATTTTTGCTGCCGGTGTATTCCCGCCCATTAAGGTTAAAGTGCCTTCCAAGCCGGGCTATACACCGGACTATTCAACAGATAAGGAGGAGATTACGGAGCGTCTATATCAGGTAATCGAGGAGATGCGCAGCATAGAGGAGCGGCTGTCTACCATTCCGGAGGATAGCAAAGTGCAGCATCCGGCTTTTGGCTACTTGAATGCGGTGGAGTGGTTCCGTCTTGTTCCGATGCATTTTACGCATCATCTGCGGCAGAAGGAAGCGATTGACCGTTTTCTAAGACATACAGCATAA
- a CDS encoding YdcF family protein, translating to MPLITKEKRATKRHTLQKRLVLLVCALFLIPVFYAGAAHLAIMNTAKQHPSSHAAYMMILGAGLWGERMSPSLQYRMDTGLSYLKQNPQTKVIVTGGQGVGEDLPEAVAMQRYLVDNGIAPERILVEDKAQTTAENIRFSKPLMKSDHVVIVTNDFHVLRAKLLAERAGMTVETLAAPTPDSVKAKLFMREYAALLKSWWFD from the coding sequence ATGCCGCTAATAACGAAAGAAAAAAGGGCAACAAAACGTCATACGCTGCAAAAACGGCTCGTGCTTTTAGTGTGTGCGCTGTTCCTTATTCCCGTGTTCTATGCTGGTGCTGCGCATCTCGCGATTATGAATACGGCGAAGCAGCATCCGTCCTCTCATGCAGCGTATATGATGATTCTTGGTGCGGGTCTTTGGGGAGAGCGTATGTCACCGTCTCTTCAATATCGGATGGATACAGGGCTCTCTTATCTAAAGCAAAACCCGCAAACAAAAGTCATTGTTACCGGAGGACAGGGTGTAGGCGAAGACTTGCCGGAAGCGGTAGCCATGCAACGTTACCTGGTGGACAACGGCATTGCACCTGAGCGAATTCTAGTAGAGGATAAGGCGCAGACAACAGCAGAGAATATTCGGTTTTCCAAGCCGCTTATGAAATCGGACCATGTGGTAATTGTGACGAACGACTTCCATGTACTGCGTGCGAAGCTATTGGCTGAACGAGCGGGTATGACAGTGGAGACGCTTGCAGCGCCGACACCGGATTCGGTGAAAGCCAAATTATTTATGCGCGAATATGCTGCTCTTTTGAAGTCGTGGTGGTTTGATTAG
- a CDS encoding DMT family transporter gives MRPIIYGILASFFFAFTFVLNRAMDVAGGHWIWSASLRYIFMVPFLFLIVAKRSSLTKLFSHMRSYPGSWVLWSFTGFVLFYAPLSFAAAYGPGWLIAGTWQVTIIAGSLLVPLFYERITTPNGTIRVRGKLPLKGLFLSCIILVGVAVMQIEHAKSISQAALLLGILPVVLAAFAYPLGNRKMMEVCGEDIDAYQRVLGMMLASMPFWLLLAGIGWVVAGPPSMGQTMQSIVVAVSSGVIATILFFAATDMVRGDTHKLAAVEATQSGEVLFALLGEILILSTPLPTFWSWIGMLLVVLGMVLHSFYSHGPATKKSPSIMPEKAT, from the coding sequence ATGCGGCCTATTATATATGGAATATTGGCATCTTTTTTCTTCGCTTTTACATTTGTCTTGAACCGGGCGATGGATGTGGCAGGTGGGCATTGGATATGGAGTGCTTCGCTTCGTTACATATTCATGGTACCTTTTTTATTTTTAATTGTAGCGAAGCGAAGCAGCCTTACGAAGCTATTTTCACATATGCGCAGCTATCCCGGATCGTGGGTACTATGGAGTTTTACAGGGTTTGTCCTATTTTACGCACCGCTAAGTTTTGCGGCAGCATACGGACCAGGCTGGTTGATTGCCGGGACATGGCAGGTGACAATTATTGCGGGTTCTTTGCTTGTTCCGCTGTTTTATGAGCGTATAACCACACCGAATGGAACGATAAGGGTAAGGGGGAAGCTTCCGCTTAAGGGTCTATTTTTATCCTGCATCATTTTAGTAGGTGTAGCCGTGATGCAGATCGAGCATGCCAAAAGCATTTCGCAGGCGGCACTTTTGCTGGGGATTCTTCCGGTGGTGTTGGCTGCCTTTGCCTATCCGCTTGGAAATCGGAAAATGATGGAGGTATGCGGGGAAGACATCGACGCCTATCAGCGTGTATTAGGTATGATGCTAGCAAGCATGCCGTTCTGGCTTCTATTAGCCGGTATCGGATGGGTTGTTGCAGGGCCTCCAAGCATGGGACAGACCATGCAATCTATCGTTGTGGCAGTGAGCTCCGGCGTGATTGCGACCATCCTCTTTTTTGCGGCGACCGATATGGTGCGAGGTGATACGCATAAGCTGGCAGCTGTAGAAGCGACCCAATCGGGTGAGGTATTATTTGCTTTGCTCGGTGAAATACTGATTCTCTCTACACCACTTCCTACCTTCTGGTCATGGATCGGAATGCTTCTTGTTGTGCTTGGTATGGTTTTGCATAGCTTCTATTCACATGGACCAGCTACGAAAAAATCACCATCCATTATGCCGGAGAAGGCTACATAA